cctgtcctgtaggtaggtgatgagacccccaccgatcccatcacctgtcctgtaggtaggtgatgagacccccaccgatcccatCACCTGTCCTGTAGGTAGGGGAGACCCCCACACCGATCACATCACCTGTCCTGTAGGTaggtgagacccccaccgatcacgtcacctgtcctgtaggtaggtgagacccccaccgatcacatcacctgtcctgtaggtaggtgagaccccccaccgatcacatcaccCGTCCTGTAGGTAggcgagacccccaccgatcacatcacctgtcctgtaggtaggcgagacccccaccgatcacatcacctgtcctgtaggtagctgagacccccaccgatcacatcagCTGTCCTGTAGGTAGGTGAGACCCACACCGATCACATCACCTGTCCTGTAGGTaggtgagacccccaccgatcacatcacctgtcctgtaggtaggtgagacccccaccgatcacatcacctgtcctgtaggtaggtgagacccccaccgatcacatcacctgtcctgtaggtaggtgagaccccaccgatcacatcacctgtcctgtaggtaggtgagaccccaccgatcacatcacctgtcctgtaggtaggcgagacccccaccgatcacatcacctgtcctgtaggtaggtgagacccccaccgatcacatcacctgtcctgtaggtaggcgagacccccaccgatcacatcacctgtcctgtaggtaggcgagacccccaccgatcacatcacctgtcctgtaggtagctgagacccccaccgatcacatcaccTGTACTGTAGgtaggtcagacccccaccgatcacatcaccCGTCCTGTAGGTAGGCCAgacccccccaccgatcacatcacctgtcctgtaggtaggtgatgagacccccaccgatcacatcacctgtcctgtaggtagctgagacccccaccgatcacatcacctgtcctgtaggtagctgagacccccaccgatcacatcacctgtcctgtaggtaggtgagacccccaccgatcccatcacctgtcctgtaggtaggtgagacccccaccgatcacatcacctgtcctgtaggtaggtgagacccccaccgatcacatcacctgtcctgtaggtaggtgagacccccaccgatcacatcacctgtcctgtaggtaggtgagacccccaccgatcacatcacttgtcctgtaggtaggtgagacccccaccgatcacatcacctgtcctgtaggtaggtgagacccccacagatcacatcacctgtcctgtaggtaggtgagacccccaccgatcacatcacttgtcctgtaggtaggtgagacccccaccgatcacatcacctgtcctgtaggtaggtgagacccccacagatcacatcacctgtcctgtaggtaggtgagacccccaccgatcacatcacttgtcctgtaggtaggtgagacccccaccgatcacatcacctgtcctgtaggtaggtgagacccccacagatcacatcacctgtcctgtaggtaggtgagacccccaccgatcacatcacttgtcctgtaggtaggtgagacccccaccgatcacatcacctgtcctgtaggtaggtgagacccccacagatcacatCACCTGTCCTGTAGGTAGGTTGTCACCCCTTTAATCACAGATTTATGTACAATATGAGGAGGTTAGGGTTTAGTAAGCTCCATGTCAGACACTTATGTTAACCCCTTAAAGCGGCTCTGCCACCAGGATCAACCCTGATGAGCGGACATACTGCCTGGAGGGGCTGATCCTGCTGATTCATGCGATACCGTTATGAGCATCCGttctgcacattttgcatccgtttccgccatttccgcctgagatccgttattctacatgcaggactttttttctgaCTAAAGTAACTAATCTTTGACGGAAATGGCTGAAACGAGAGCCAAACGTGCAGAGCGGATGCACCGATCCGTCTTATCACAGGATACGATGTGAGCCTAATGCAGGCTGCCCACCACTGGCAGGGGACTGCGGCCTCATGGGGTAGTAGTACGTAAACTCCATGAGCCGTAGGGACCTCGTGACATCGTAGGATCACCGGCCATTAGAAACCTCCATCCCAAACTCACTCATGgtaaaaaatttgggggggtggggggggggggtactatatctccccccaaatcctgacctaggcctctcagcCTTGTAAGCCAGtactagaaacatagaatgtgtcggcagataagcaCCAttaggcccatctagtctgccccataTACTGAGTACTagggatagccccggccctatcttatataaaggatggccgatcccatgcatgcttaaagggattctgtcaccaagttttaggctatagagctgcggacatgcacgtctagatcgccgctagcatgtccgcaatgtaccggtcctatagggctgtgtgcttttattttctttaaaaaaggattttagagatatgtaaattagtctggtaggtgcccaaggggctgtacgaaccttcctggtgcccagccacgcccgcctgtgatggagcccagcaccacctatgtcctccgaatctcctcctttcatcaacgatagatagccgtaatctcgcgatgcgcagttctttccctgaggctgatgccagcacagggaaggaacactataccggcactgcgcatgcgcgagattacggcaatctatcagtgatgaaaggaggagattcggaggacatgggtggtgctgggctccttcacaggcgggcacggctgggcaccaggaaggttagtacagccccttggtcaccttacaagactcatttacatatctctaaaatccttttttaaagaaaataaaggcacacagccctataggaccggtatattgcggacatgctagcggcgatctagccgtgcatgtccgcagctctatagcccaaaacttggtgacagaatccctttaaactccttcactgtatttgcagctcctTCTCTGCATTGATGAGGGGGCAATcacccccgaaacagctgtctgcagatgagatgctggcttagttattatccaagtcatgtctcaaggcctatttaaagggtcaaacattgacttgtaggatagctgccttgcatctggtggcatcagaggcggagcttgttaagagctcatttgcatcccgtCTGTCCTTTCATGGTAGGCAGCCTGATTACACTTAGTTATTATCATTTGTATATTATACTACTAATCTTTATGGCCAGAGCACATGGCGTGTAGATATTACCCTTCTGCCACATCCCTCTGCTGCTTCCAACCCCACATGACTTTTGTGGCTTCACAGCTCATGGAGCTTGGACACGACCCTCAGCAGTAGAACGTCTtagacctgcctcttcctctcctcctccatgtcacAGGCCGTCTGTGGGGAGGAGGTAAAGACAGAAGCAACAGGAAGCATGAGGATCAGAAGTGAGCAGAGGTGGCCATGAGAAGACACTGATTCTGGACGTTCTTCACTGTTGGAGGTGAGGGGCTCGTGGAGCTGCTGCTTGTCTGTGTTCTTTACAGGCGGCAACTTCAGAGGAATATTGTTTTTATGCTTCTGACTTTCTTATAATGGTCGGAGTCCCAGAGACTTTgttttcctcctcagaccccctGCCACCTTCTCTAATCCTCCTACAGAAACCTTTGCAGATAGAGTCTCTCAGCCATCTTATCTAATATGACCACACAGTGCCTTTAGCTGCTTTCTTCCCCCTCCTCGGTCCACATAGCTCCGTCATCTTTTGTCTTCTTCTGTCCTCCTAGCAGAGCTCCTGCTGCTTTGTGTCCCTCCCTGTCCCATAGCTCTCGCACAGGGTACCTGCCACCATGCACAAAGCTCATGCCACCTACTTAGTGTGTttctcccccctgcacccccacATAGATCCGTCCGCTTTGTCCTGTCCTCTGCCCCATACAGAGCCCCCACTCACTTGCCCCATTCCTTCTCATCACTTACAGCAACAGTTTGGCTTCTTTTTCTGGTAGGAAAAACTCAATTAAACCtactatatttttgtatttttaaggaGAAGCCTCAAAAACTGTAAGACTGAACATTTAGGAGGGCTTTATTCTTATTTATCTTCTGAATTACCGTGTGAATGATTGACATTCTTCCGTTGTGAGGCTTGTGATCCAGTGTAGACCCCTCACTATTGTTGTGAAAAGTCTCACCTTTCTTTGGATGTAGTAGACAACGAGCgtctttatttatacattttgggGATGAAGCTTTGCATTTTTCTCAGTGGTGACAAGTTTAATGTTTGTTATTCACAGATTGTATGCTCCTTTAGTATCAGTGAAGTATCTGAGGTGAGATGATGGTCTACTGAGGAGCATTCAAGTCCAGAGTCTTCTCTTTTTTCTCGTCTTTTTGTTGGTGCATGTCCGTCATATGGGACTGAGAACAAAAAATTGGAAAGTAAAAAAGTGCTTGTGAGGGGTCACATCCGACTCTGGAGTGTGTACCCCTCGTTCTTCCTGCAGGCAAGTAAGGAGAAGAGACCCTAAGGACCGTGTTGAGGTCTCTGAAAATTCTTCAGTGTCTTCAGTGTTCACCTTCTCTTGTGTCTTTTTGTAAATATGTTTTACTTCTTATATTACAACTTTATGTCTGCTCTAAAGTATTCATAGCGTTTCCTATAGCGTCTGACTCCCAGAGAACAGTGGGCGCTCTTCACACACTAATCCAGTGAACTTTGTGGAGGAGTTTAAAGatccaccagatttatcacaggggctcaggccggatgataaatttggtacatGACTAGAGACTTTTGTCTAACTTCATTCCACCACTTGGTTTGCTTACTTTACCATGGAGAATAAAAAGATCGGGcctgttgaaatccaactgcctaACTCTGCACTACTCTGACATCGGGTGTTGGGGGAGAATCAGGAGTCTCCGTATACAGGAACTAGTCGGCTGGTCGgatgacatactgtatatgtcatgtgcataagaggacctttcactactctacaaacgaaaaactaactatacctgtgggcagagcggcgcccaggggtccccctgcacttactagtaagtctgggcgccgctccgttcgcccggtataggctccggtgcctgcgctccctctgactgttttcttgtaggaggcgtgtcccttgctgcactgctggccaatcgcagcgcacagctcatagccaggctcggagctgtgtgctgcgattggccagtgctgcagcaagggacacgcctcctacaagaaaacagtcagagaagcgcagacaccggagcctataccgggcgaacggagcggcgcccagacttactagtaagtgcagggggacccctgggcgccgctctgcccacaggtatagttagtttttcgtttgtagagtagtgaaaggtcctctttaacgttATATTTACTTTATTACAGGAGTCGGTGACTAAATAGCATATTATGATCATCAATATATGTCCCCTCCATTGTATGCTCGGAGTAGTAGTTCTTTATAATCAGTGACTCTATGCTTCATGTGAGATCTTCTTCTTAATGGGATTTTTATCCTCAATCCTTCTGTTTTTCCCTCAGGTTCCTTTAGTACAGGACTGACAGATAAAGTCTTCTTTGTAAGATGATGGTCTGTTCCGTCAATGACCGACCAAGGATGGAGAAGGACAGAAGCCACATGCCTGCAGAGATATTAGACCTCGCCCTAGAGATCATCTCcttgataactggagaggtgagagtctcacatgacatcactcttatctctagtaataaacCAGGTAAATGTCTGGAAAGGTGGAGACTTCTTAGAATCTCTGTAGTGATCGGTGTCTCCtcatacacaggattacacagtagtgaagaagttgTCTGATGAGTTTGTGACACCCCGTGCTTCAGGAGGACggagcaggacccagagccctatcaccgagcctccacctcattcactgatacatgagcagaagatcctagaacttaccaaCAGGATCACTGACCTGCTCAccggagaggtgagcgctgctgggaatgctaGGACATTGTACAATAACGCCAAGGGAGGGATCTGgtaatgactgtatcattgtgttgtcaggttcctataaggtgtcaggatgtcgttgtctatttctccatggaggagtgggagtatttagaaggacataaggatctgtacaaggacgtcatgatggagaaTCATCAGCCCCTCGCATCACCAGGTAAGATGAGATCTTCTTGATTATAGAGAACACACCAGGTTTGGGGGTCACCTAGACTCACCCGTCATCTGATTATCACATATAGacaatgtattcagtcactgtgtgtatTTTCTATAGATGAATCCAGTCAGGGAagtccaccagagagatgtcccagtcctctgtattcccaggactgtccagaggagaagcagaatgtcccactggatcatcaggacgtcatgatggagaaTCACCAGCCTCTGACGTCACTGGGTAAGAAGAAATCTTCCTTATTGTAGAGAAGAGACCAGGTTTAGGGGTCACCTAGAGTCACCCCTCATCTGATCATAACATATAGAAAATAGGGGCCAAAATTATTTgtgtgacttttccccactcaaaaGTGGGAGTGGGGAGGAATGGGACGAGTCGGTATCCccgtctcatttataattttctacgcctgttttaggcatagaaagttTAGGCCAGcaagaaagctgtcttacatttagaccgacgGTGGATGTGCCAAAGTAATGTAGAGACCAACACCTCTaaataacttcagcggatccaccgccagcacacAGGGTTATTaaaaccagcgtctaaaacgctgttcttaataaatgacccccaatgtattTACTACTCTAACACCGTGTTTCCTAAGACATATATGAAGATACAAATCTTGGTCAAGTGTAGAATCCAACCACAAATTTTCCACATGGTCTGTCACAACagtaaaacagacaaatcaccaggtccagatggcacTGACATTTGTAGGAGTCCCCGATCTCACCTCTCCACCACCATTActgatttacatattttttttcctataacgATCAGTGGTGGAAGGGGAGCTGGGACCTCTTGAATATTAGGACTGTGTAATTGGACACTGGCGCTAGAGCTATTCAATACACGACTGCAGCAAAATGAAAGtcagtgacccagcatttttctAAGAAGATCTGTCATTAGTGTACACTGTCCAGTAGCAAAAACAAATTTCCTTTATGGTGTACAGTATTTAAGGACTGGCACAGGGCaagtgtggtgccaatattcacaaAGTAAGTCTGGAAGCTGTAGGCCTGGAATCTGAACGGTATGATGGGGAAATAATTAAAGGTCGTTGTGTATCTGGACTTTTCAAAGGCGTTTAATGCAGTGCGACATAAAGGTTGGTACATAATATGAGAATGCAAGGACTTGGGGAAAACGTGTGCATTAGAGATGATCGAATCAATTTGTCTCATCGAGCAGAGTTCTACACCTGCAATGGGGTGTCCCCAAAGCTGAAAATGCTCCCCCTGACGGGGAAGCTGGAGCTGTGAGTGGAGAAATAGCAAATGAAGCTCAGTATGACTAAATTTAAGGTCATGTACTTGGGCCAAAGAAATTAACTTTACACGTTAGCTTTAAaaagtaaaacactgggtaaaacTACCAATCAAAAAGATTTGGAGATATGACAGGACTGTAACccccaggcagctgctgccaaggcaaataaatgcAATGTTCATGAGATGCATCGTTTTAGATAGAAGACCATGACATATTTTTGTGAAGGCAGTATTAGTAGACTACAGACTGTAGGTGGCTACGCAGCTGGTGAGCTGAGCTTGAATGTGGTGTTCATAAAGTTTGGGAATATGGAAGAAATCTGGAGAAAGAGTATGATTTCTCTTTTTGGCACCCATAACATGATTGATTCATGAGACATACGGACATCATAGATAAGAGTTCTTCACATGGGACCCCTCTGTATCAGTTGGCATGGAAAGCCCTTTTGTAAACGCTCCACCCATTCCAGTAGACTCAAGCCATCTATATATTACATCGATTTATCCTCAATGGTCGCCGTGAAGGATTGACATCTGGAGGGTTGTGACTTTCCTTACCAATTTCCACAGTTTTCTGGAGCTGTTGGGCATAGCTCCAATATACAAGGGTTTGTCTCTCATGGCACAAACTCGTTAATTCTTGGAAGAGTCCTGCTTCTGAGAACTTGGATTTCCCAAATTAGCTCTTTATTGAGACAGGTCAATGTGTTAAACAGGATCTGGTGACTGCTTTATCAATGTTAATCAATCATTATTTTATTAGCTCTATTTGTGTGTTATTGATGCTGCTTATTATACTTTTTTGAGTAACTACGAGCAGAGAACCTCTCATCTTGACTGTATTTTAATGTAATTCTAATTATAAGTATTTTATACACCGGAAcgataaaatatcaattttttttttttttgtttcttttctaGGTGAAGACAGTACGAGAGACTCCCATGAACATCTCCCGTTACTTCCCTGTAATGAAGTAGAAGGTATTCCATCACAGAAAGTGGGCACAATTTTTCCATGCTCAGAACCTGGGAAACAATTCAACCAGGAATCTAATATTTCCATACATGAGCAAATTCACCAAGATGAAAGAagattttcatgttctgaatgtgagatttttttttctacaaaagcAGATCTTGAAAGACATCAAAGACTTCACACGGGGAAGAAGCCATATACATGCCCTAAATGTGATAAGGGTTTTAATTGTAGTTCACTTCTTAAGGCACatctaagaattcacacaggggagaagccatatatATGTCCTGAATGTGATGAGGGTTTTATTAATAAATCAGATTTTAAAGGACATCTAAAAGTTCACATAGGAGAGAGGCCATTCTCTTGCTCAGAATGTTGGAAATGTTTTATTATGAAATCACATGTTAGGGCTCatctaagaattcacacaggggagaagccatatacatgtcctgaatgtgagaagtgttttacaACTCAGTCAGATCTTGCTAGACATCAAAGAAGTCACACTGGGGAGAAGAAACATTTATGCTTGGAATGTGGAAAATGGTTTAATCATGAAGAATATCTTGTGAAACATCtaagaagttacacaggggaaaagcgattttcatgtcctgaatgtaggAAATGTTTTCGTATGAAATCACATCTTACGGATCatctaagaattcacacaggggagaggccATTCTCTTGCTCAGAATGCTGGAAATGTTTTAGTACGAAATCACATCTTAGGGCTCatctaagaattcacacaggggagaagccattttcttgtcctGAATGTAAGAAATGTTTTACAACTCAATCAGAGCTTACtagacatcagagaagtcacacaggggagaagctatATTCGTGCCCTGAATGTGGGAAACGTTTTACAACTCAATCGCATCTTACTAGACATCAGAGAAGCCACACTGGGGAGAAGAAAAATGTATGTGTGGAATGTGGAAAATGCTTTAGCCGTAAAGATTCTCTTGAtaaacatcagagaagtcacacagaggagaagctattttcgtgtcctgaatgtgggaaatgttttacaactCAATCAGAGCTTACTAGACATCAGAGGatccacacaggggagaagctatattcgtgtcctgaatgtgggaaatgttttagtaagAAATCTAATCTTACAAGTCATCTACAAATTCACACAAGGAAGTAAATATTGAGAGGCATCAGAGTGTTCCTACAAGAGAGAAAGCATTTTCAGGTTCAGATTGTAGGAAATGTTTATCTGGAAATCAGGCTTTATAGaagtcacacagaggagaagccttTTTAATGATCAGATTGTAGGAATGTGGTGGGTGTGGATCTCCATTGTAGGACCTGCTGCTTCAGGATGTCTTCTAACATTAAAACCTAAATTCCTGGCTACAATACAGAAAACCATTACTGCTTAACACACAGAGATCCTGGACAAGGTCCCAGTGATGGTTACTGTCTGCTAATGGCTGGAATCATCATCGATAACTGTCCCTGGAACTGAAAACTCCAATATGAGGAACATCAAGGGTTAATTTTACTGCAATAAGAATTGTTTTCCTCAGTAAAATATTGCTGCATTTATATAAGGAACATCAGTATCCATAACTATGTGACCCCTGTTATCAAATATGATTATCGGCGATTACTGCAACCTGATTCACTTTCATGGAACTGTAGTCTTCTCTTCTCGGCAGAACTGCTTTACTTCAGACACTGTTGTAGGTCTTCCTACTTAAACTTTTAATTTCAGATTGGGAAGAGACTAGGAACAAAACTCTAGAACCTTTTTACACGTCCATTTTACCATGGCCCTGGAACACAACGAATCCAAAGTGAGGATCATGTGTGGAATTGTAATGGGACATTCTCCCACAAATGGCTGACCTGACAAAATGGGAGTGTGGACAACAATATTTATTAGAATTCCAGTCAATGAAATTGATTTTCTATGTGAGGTCAGTGTGTGTGACTCCTCAATAAGGAAGTCACTGAAGTCAAGTGGACTTCATTGTCTAGTATCAAAGACTGGGTAAAATCCAGGTTATTCTAAAGAGGAACTCTATGCCAACACAGGATCCATTGGGTCTGGACTAAAGGAAATCCATCCAGTAGAGATGATGTAGTAGGAACTTAGATGAGCCGCACATGCATTAAACTCTGAAA
This is a stretch of genomic DNA from Bufo gargarizans isolate SCDJY-AF-19 chromosome 3, ASM1485885v1, whole genome shotgun sequence. It encodes these proteins:
- the LOC122932112 gene encoding gastrula zinc finger protein XlCGF57.1-like isoform X3 encodes the protein MMVCSVNDRPRMEKDRSHMPAEILDLALEIISLITGEDYTVVKKLSDEFVTPRASGGRSRTQSPITEPPPHSLIHEQKILELTNRITDLLTGEVPIRCQDVVVYFSMEEWEYLEGHKDLYKDVMMENHQPLASPDESSQGSPPERCPSPLYSQDCPEEKQNVPLDHQDVMMENHQPLTSLGEDSTRDSHEHLPLLPCNEVEGIPSQKVGTIFPCSEPGKQFNQESNISIHEQIHQDERRFSCSECEIFFSTKADLERHQRLHTGKKPYTCPKCDKGFNCSSLLKAHLRIHTGEKPYICPECDEGFINKSDFKGHLKVHIGERPFSCSECWKCFIMKSHVRAHLRIHTGEKPYTCPECEKCFTTQSDLARHQRSHTGEKKHLCLECGKWFNHEEYLVKHLRSYTGEKRFSCPECRKCFRMKSHLTDHLRIHTGERPFSCSECWKCFSTKSHLRAHLRIHTGEKPFSCPECKKCFTTQSELTRHQRSHTGEKLYSCPECGKRFTTQSHLTRHQRSHTGEKKNVCVECGKCFSRKDSLDKHQRSHTEEKLFSCPECGKCFTTQSELTRHQRIHTGEKLYSCPECGKCFSKKSNLTSHLQIHTRK